The following are encoded in a window of Euwallacea fornicatus isolate EFF26 chromosome 21, ASM4011564v1, whole genome shotgun sequence genomic DNA:
- the LOC136346013 gene encoding probable phosphorylase b kinase regulatory subunit alpha isoform X1 gives MRSRSNSGVRLDYYQRIVHKIIMSKQNPVTGLFPLNDHNNHAWIRNNVYCIMSVWGLAMAYKKMADQDEDRAKTYELEQACVKLMRGLLMAMMQQKDKVERFKQTQNPLDSLHAKYCSETGQIVVGDNEWGHLQIDAISLYLLVLAQMTASGLQIVFNLDEVSFIQNLVFYIECAYCTPDYGIWERGDKSNHGLPELNASSIGMAKAALEAMNELDLFGARGGPYSVIHVLTDEAQKCQAVLQSMLPRESGSKEIDSGLLSVISFPAFAVDDPNVINMTKESIIEKLLGKYGCKRFLRDGYKTPKEDPRRLYYEPWELRMFENIECEWPMFYCYLIIDALFAGDNEAAEEYTERLEEVMIKTEDGMKLVPELYAVPAELVAAEYKEPGSQYRIPLGQSPFLWAQSLYIIGKLLQEKFLAPGELDPLNRRLCAEKKPDVVVQVVILAEDIEIKNKLAEHDIMVQTVAEVAPIEVQPARVLSHLYTYLGRNKKLGLTGRKSKDVGILSTSKLYSLGDRIFAFTPQNIDMSEYYTSYDLALLADKLTTHIAFLTITWRNLLGRPTVTLVATRHYLENGKIPLAMITTMKKLKSGYINGTRVTLGHLSEFLSTSSITNLSFLGCHEDGIPDKLNPQVYHYLEEHLQKSLSHKSSLLTSPTPRSRNRHLLKRRMSVRGAVKKTRSINVDALNTWIRSPSGSKNSPSAETLGMESNATLERRGSIFFSADAVDAADSKSERTSNVSSPEKKSEVQVSNVPKHRTQSESQHYADTEVDELFAMLRESDSLDEQGDILQFLVASKGLDSNTDMLENGRVVTVRDLLKGLYEKACQQKMWGLVRHTAGMLGKRVEDLAKSVTDLLVRQKQITVGMPPNNEHTITAPLPESELRLLIHEAYGQDDSTAMLTQELLVYLAMFIRTEPQLFMEMLRLRIGLIIQVMATELSRTLICDGDEASEHLLNLSPFEMKNLLYHIISGKEFAISSVGRGNFSIVSNKSSRISKKSHISLSADAAVDDLIEPDRQGQWLRRRRLDGALNRVPRDFYPRVWNVLERCHGIDIASKVLPQCLTQEMTPGELKFALAVETVLNTIPQPEYRQLIVEALMVLTLVAEYNVAPFLGGIIEIEYLVHRANELFLADQMSCNGDATLCCAKPKEQRETTNSGGLLCGGAAYICQHFYDSAPSGAYGTMTYLTKAIAMYLDCVPKTGELECSIC, from the exons ATGCGCAGCCGAAGTAATTCCGGTGTTCGGCTGGATTATTACCAGCGAATTGTTCATAAGATCATAATGTCCAAGCAGAACCCCGTAACGGGCCTGTTTCCCTTGAATGATCACAACAATCACGCGTGGATCAGAAATAATGTGTATTGCATAATGTCGGTGTGGGGCCTTGCCATGGCATATAAAAAGATGGCAGATCAAGATGAGGATAGAGCCAAAACTTATGAACTTGAACAAGCTTGTGTTAAGCTTATGAGGGGGCTTTTAATGGCCATGATGCAACAGAAAGATAAAGTGGAGAG atttaaacAAACCCAAAATCCTTTAGATTCATTGCATGCGAAGTATTGTTCTGAAACAGGTCAAATTGTAGTTGGTGATAATGAATGGGGCCATCTACAAATTGATGCAATTTCCttatatttattagttttggcTCAAATGACTGCATCTGGATTGCAa attgtatttaatttagatGAAGTTTCTTTTATACAAAATCTGGTATTTTACATTGAATGTGCATATTGCACTCCAGATTATGGAATATGGGAAAGGGGGGATAAATCTAACCATGGCCTTCCAGAGCTGAATGCAAGCTCAATTGGCATGGCCAAAGCTGCATTAGAAGCCATGAATGAGTTAGATTTATTTGGAGCTAGGGGGGGCCCTTATAGTGTTATACATGTACTGACTGATGAAGCTCAGAAATGTCAAGCTGTTTTACAG tcaatgTTGCCAAGGGAGTCAGGCTCTAAGGAAATAGACAGCGGTTTGCTTTCAGTAATTAGTTTTCCAGCTTTTGCAGTTGATGATCCTAATGTTATTAATATGACAAAGGAATCTATTATTGAGAAATTGTTAGGGAAATATGGATGCAAACGATTTTTAAGAGATGGTTATAAAACTCCCAAAGAG GACCCAAGAAGACTATATTATGAGCCTTGGGAACTTAGGATGTTTGAGAATATTGAATGTGAATGGCCAATGTTTTACtgttatttaataattgatGCTTTATTTGCCGGCGATAATGAAGCCGCAGAGGAATACACTGAACGTCTAGAGGAG GTAATGATAAAGACTGAAGATGGAATGAAACTTGTACCTGAATTATACGCGGTACCTGCTGAATTAGTGGCCGCTGAATATAAAGAACCGGGCTCACAATATAGAATTCCTTTAGGACAAAGTCCTTTTTTGTGGGCCCAGTCATTATACATAATTGGAAAGTTATTACAAGAG aaatttttagcTCCAGGTGAACTTGACCCTCTCAATCGACGTCTTTGTGCGGAGAAGAAACCAGACGTAGTGGTACAAGTCGTTATTTTAGCTGAAgatatcgaaattaaaaataaactcgCAGAGCACGATATTATGGTGCAAACTGTGGCCGAAGTTGCTCCTATAGAG GTACAACCAGCACGAGTTTTATCCCATCTTTATACTTACTTGGGGAGAAACAAGAAGTTGGGATTAACTGGGAGAAAATCAAAGGATGTAGGGATCTTGAGTACAAGTAAATTATATTCGCTTGGAGATAGAATTTTCGCCTTCACTCCTCAG AATATCGATATGAGTGAATACTATACCAGTTATGATCTGGCACTTCTGGCCGACAAGTTAACGACCCACATCGCTTTCCTAACTATCACTTGGCGTAACCTGTTGGGAAGGCCTACGGTCACTCTTGTAGCCACGCGTCATTATTTAG AAAACGGGAAAATCCCATTAGCAATGATCAccacaatgaaaaaactcaaatcTGGCTACATAAACGGCACTCGGGTTACTTTAGGACATTTAAGTGAATTCTTGAGCACCAGTTCTATAACGAACTTGAGTTTTTTGGGGTGCCACGAAGATGGAATCCCTGATA AGCTTAATCCTCAAGTGTACCATTACCTAGAAGAGCATTTGCAGAAGTCATTGTCTCATAAATCATCACTACTGACATCACCCACCCCCAGAAGCAGGAATCGGCATTTGTTAAAGCGAAGAATGTCAGTTAGGGGCGCGGTCAAGAAAACGCGTTCCATTAATGTCGATG CCCTGAACACTTGGATACGAAGTCCGTCGGGTTCAAAAAATAGTCCTTCAG CTGAAACATTAGGCATGGAGAGTAATGCCACTCTGGAAAGACGCGGgtctatatttttttcagcCGACGCCGTGGACGCTGCTGACTCCAAATCAGAGCGAACATCCAACGTTTCATCTCCGGAAAAAAAGAGCGAAGTGCAGGTTTCAAATGTTCCAAAGCACCGGACTCAAAGCGAAAGCCAGCACTACGCCGATACAGAG GTTGATGAGCTCTTTGCAATGCTTCGAGAGTCTGACTCGTTAGATGAACAGGGCGACatccttcaatttttagtaGCTTCAAAGGGCCTGGATTCTAACACTGACATGTTAGAAAACGGTCGAGTTGTGACGGTTAGGGACTTACTGAAGG GACTCTATGAGAAAGCTTGCCAACAGAAAATGTGGGGTCTGGTGCGACACACTGCAGGCATGCTGGGAAAAAGAGTGGAAGACTTGGCTAAGTCGGTGACTGATCTGTTAGTGAGGCAAAAGCAGATTACTGTGGGAATGCCTCCAAATAATGAGCATACTATTACCGCTCCTTTGCCCGAGAGTGAATTGAG ATTATTGATTCACGAGGCGTATGGTCAGGACGACAGTACAGCAATGCTAACCCAGGAATTATTGGTTTATCTCGCCATGTTCATTCGTACGGAACCTCAATTGTTTATGGAGATGCTCCGATTGAGGATTGGATTGATCATTCAAGTAATGGCCACTGAACTTTCCAGAACGCTTATTTGCGATGGAGATGAGGCCTCGGAGCACTTGCTCAATCTGAGCCCCTTTGAGATGAAAAACTTGTTGTATCATATAATTAGCGGAAAAGAATTCGCCATTAGTAGCG TGGGAAGGGGTAATTTTTCGATTGTCAGCAACAAATCCAGTCGCATTAGCAAG aaaagtcacataagtctATCGGCTGATGCAGCTGTTGATGATTTGATTGAGCCTGACAGACAAGGTCAATGGTTGCGTCGACGAAGACTTGATGGGGCTCTGAATAGAGTGCCTAGAGATTTTTATCCCAGGGTGTGGAACGTCCTTGAACGT TGCCATGGAATAGACATCGCCAGCAAGGTCTTGCCTCAATGTTTGACTCAAGAAATGACCCCAGGAGAGCTTAAATTCGCGCTTGCAGTTGAGACGGTGCTGAATACAATCCCTCAACCTGAATATCGTCAACTTATCGTGGAAGCCTTGATGGTGCTCACTTTAGTGGCCGAATACAACGTGGCTCCATTTTTGGGCGGTATCATCGAGATTGAGTATTTGGTCCATCGAGCCAACGAGTTATTTTTGGCTGACCAG atGAGTTGCAATGGAGATGCAACTCTATGCTGCGCCAAACCCAAAGAGCAGCGCGAAACAACCAACTCTGGAGGTTTGCTGTGTGGCGGGGCCGCTTATATTTGCCAACATTTCTATGACAGCGCTCCCAGTGGGGCCTATGGAACCATGACATATTTGACTAAAGCCATAGCAATGTACCTCGACTGCGTCCCCAAAACCGGGGAGTTAGAATGCAGCATCTGCTAA
- the LOC136346013 gene encoding probable phosphorylase b kinase regulatory subunit alpha isoform X4 produces MRSRSNSGVRLDYYQRIVHKIIMSKQNPVTGLFPLNDHNNHAWIRNNVYCIMSVWGLAMAYKKMADQDEDRAKTYELEQACVKLMRGLLMAMMQQKDKVERFKQTQNPLDSLHAKYCSETGQIVVGDNEWGHLQIDAISLYLLVLAQMTASGLQIVFNLDEVSFIQNLVFYIECAYCTPDYGIWERGDKSNHGLPELNASSIGMAKAALEAMNELDLFGARGGPYSVIHVLTDEAQKCQAVLQSMLPRESGSKEIDSGLLSVISFPAFAVDDPNVINMTKESIIEKLLGKYGCKRFLRDGYKTPKEDPRRLYYEPWELRMFENIECEWPMFYCYLIIDALFAGDNEAAEEYTERLEEVMIKTEDGMKLVPELYAVPAELVAAEYKEPGSQYRIPLGQSPFLWAQSLYIIGKLLQEKFLAPGELDPLNRRLCAEKKPDVVVQVVILAEDIEIKNKLAEHDIMVQTVAEVAPIEVQPARVLSHLYTYLGRNKKLGLTGRKSKDVGILSTSKLYSLGDRIFAFTPQNIDMSEYYTSYDLALLADKLTTHIAFLTITWRNLLGRPTVTLVATRHYLENGKIPLAMITTMKKLKSGYINGTRVTLGHLSEFLSTSSITNLSFLGCHEDGIPDKLNPQVYHYLEEHLQKSLSHKSSLLTSPTPRSRNRHLLKRRMSVRGAVKKTRSINVDAETLGMESNATLERRGSIFFSADAVDAADSKSERTSNVSSPEKKSEVQVSNVPKHRTQSESQHYADTEVDELFAMLRESDSLDEQGDILQFLVASKGLDSNTDMLENGRVVTVRDLLKGLYEKACQQKMWGLVRHTAGMLGKRVEDLAKSVTDLLVRQKQITVGMPPNNEHTITAPLPESELRLLIHEAYGQDDSTAMLTQELLVYLAMFIRTEPQLFMEMLRLRIGLIIQVMATELSRTLICDGDEASEHLLNLSPFEMKNLLYHIISGKEFAISSVGRGNFSIVSNKSSRISKKSHISLSADAAVDDLIEPDRQGQWLRRRRLDGALNRVPRDFYPRVWNVLERCHGIDIASKVLPQCLTQEMTPGELKFALAVETVLNTIPQPEYRQLIVEALMVLTLVAEYNVAPFLGGIIEIEYLVHRANELFLADQMSCNGDATLCCAKPKEQRETTNSGGLLCGGAAYICQHFYDSAPSGAYGTMTYLTKAIAMYLDCVPKTGELECSIC; encoded by the exons ATGCGCAGCCGAAGTAATTCCGGTGTTCGGCTGGATTATTACCAGCGAATTGTTCATAAGATCATAATGTCCAAGCAGAACCCCGTAACGGGCCTGTTTCCCTTGAATGATCACAACAATCACGCGTGGATCAGAAATAATGTGTATTGCATAATGTCGGTGTGGGGCCTTGCCATGGCATATAAAAAGATGGCAGATCAAGATGAGGATAGAGCCAAAACTTATGAACTTGAACAAGCTTGTGTTAAGCTTATGAGGGGGCTTTTAATGGCCATGATGCAACAGAAAGATAAAGTGGAGAG atttaaacAAACCCAAAATCCTTTAGATTCATTGCATGCGAAGTATTGTTCTGAAACAGGTCAAATTGTAGTTGGTGATAATGAATGGGGCCATCTACAAATTGATGCAATTTCCttatatttattagttttggcTCAAATGACTGCATCTGGATTGCAa attgtatttaatttagatGAAGTTTCTTTTATACAAAATCTGGTATTTTACATTGAATGTGCATATTGCACTCCAGATTATGGAATATGGGAAAGGGGGGATAAATCTAACCATGGCCTTCCAGAGCTGAATGCAAGCTCAATTGGCATGGCCAAAGCTGCATTAGAAGCCATGAATGAGTTAGATTTATTTGGAGCTAGGGGGGGCCCTTATAGTGTTATACATGTACTGACTGATGAAGCTCAGAAATGTCAAGCTGTTTTACAG tcaatgTTGCCAAGGGAGTCAGGCTCTAAGGAAATAGACAGCGGTTTGCTTTCAGTAATTAGTTTTCCAGCTTTTGCAGTTGATGATCCTAATGTTATTAATATGACAAAGGAATCTATTATTGAGAAATTGTTAGGGAAATATGGATGCAAACGATTTTTAAGAGATGGTTATAAAACTCCCAAAGAG GACCCAAGAAGACTATATTATGAGCCTTGGGAACTTAGGATGTTTGAGAATATTGAATGTGAATGGCCAATGTTTTACtgttatttaataattgatGCTTTATTTGCCGGCGATAATGAAGCCGCAGAGGAATACACTGAACGTCTAGAGGAG GTAATGATAAAGACTGAAGATGGAATGAAACTTGTACCTGAATTATACGCGGTACCTGCTGAATTAGTGGCCGCTGAATATAAAGAACCGGGCTCACAATATAGAATTCCTTTAGGACAAAGTCCTTTTTTGTGGGCCCAGTCATTATACATAATTGGAAAGTTATTACAAGAG aaatttttagcTCCAGGTGAACTTGACCCTCTCAATCGACGTCTTTGTGCGGAGAAGAAACCAGACGTAGTGGTACAAGTCGTTATTTTAGCTGAAgatatcgaaattaaaaataaactcgCAGAGCACGATATTATGGTGCAAACTGTGGCCGAAGTTGCTCCTATAGAG GTACAACCAGCACGAGTTTTATCCCATCTTTATACTTACTTGGGGAGAAACAAGAAGTTGGGATTAACTGGGAGAAAATCAAAGGATGTAGGGATCTTGAGTACAAGTAAATTATATTCGCTTGGAGATAGAATTTTCGCCTTCACTCCTCAG AATATCGATATGAGTGAATACTATACCAGTTATGATCTGGCACTTCTGGCCGACAAGTTAACGACCCACATCGCTTTCCTAACTATCACTTGGCGTAACCTGTTGGGAAGGCCTACGGTCACTCTTGTAGCCACGCGTCATTATTTAG AAAACGGGAAAATCCCATTAGCAATGATCAccacaatgaaaaaactcaaatcTGGCTACATAAACGGCACTCGGGTTACTTTAGGACATTTAAGTGAATTCTTGAGCACCAGTTCTATAACGAACTTGAGTTTTTTGGGGTGCCACGAAGATGGAATCCCTGATA AGCTTAATCCTCAAGTGTACCATTACCTAGAAGAGCATTTGCAGAAGTCATTGTCTCATAAATCATCACTACTGACATCACCCACCCCCAGAAGCAGGAATCGGCATTTGTTAAAGCGAAGAATGTCAGTTAGGGGCGCGGTCAAGAAAACGCGTTCCATTAATGTCGATG CTGAAACATTAGGCATGGAGAGTAATGCCACTCTGGAAAGACGCGGgtctatatttttttcagcCGACGCCGTGGACGCTGCTGACTCCAAATCAGAGCGAACATCCAACGTTTCATCTCCGGAAAAAAAGAGCGAAGTGCAGGTTTCAAATGTTCCAAAGCACCGGACTCAAAGCGAAAGCCAGCACTACGCCGATACAGAG GTTGATGAGCTCTTTGCAATGCTTCGAGAGTCTGACTCGTTAGATGAACAGGGCGACatccttcaatttttagtaGCTTCAAAGGGCCTGGATTCTAACACTGACATGTTAGAAAACGGTCGAGTTGTGACGGTTAGGGACTTACTGAAGG GACTCTATGAGAAAGCTTGCCAACAGAAAATGTGGGGTCTGGTGCGACACACTGCAGGCATGCTGGGAAAAAGAGTGGAAGACTTGGCTAAGTCGGTGACTGATCTGTTAGTGAGGCAAAAGCAGATTACTGTGGGAATGCCTCCAAATAATGAGCATACTATTACCGCTCCTTTGCCCGAGAGTGAATTGAG ATTATTGATTCACGAGGCGTATGGTCAGGACGACAGTACAGCAATGCTAACCCAGGAATTATTGGTTTATCTCGCCATGTTCATTCGTACGGAACCTCAATTGTTTATGGAGATGCTCCGATTGAGGATTGGATTGATCATTCAAGTAATGGCCACTGAACTTTCCAGAACGCTTATTTGCGATGGAGATGAGGCCTCGGAGCACTTGCTCAATCTGAGCCCCTTTGAGATGAAAAACTTGTTGTATCATATAATTAGCGGAAAAGAATTCGCCATTAGTAGCG TGGGAAGGGGTAATTTTTCGATTGTCAGCAACAAATCCAGTCGCATTAGCAAG aaaagtcacataagtctATCGGCTGATGCAGCTGTTGATGATTTGATTGAGCCTGACAGACAAGGTCAATGGTTGCGTCGACGAAGACTTGATGGGGCTCTGAATAGAGTGCCTAGAGATTTTTATCCCAGGGTGTGGAACGTCCTTGAACGT TGCCATGGAATAGACATCGCCAGCAAGGTCTTGCCTCAATGTTTGACTCAAGAAATGACCCCAGGAGAGCTTAAATTCGCGCTTGCAGTTGAGACGGTGCTGAATACAATCCCTCAACCTGAATATCGTCAACTTATCGTGGAAGCCTTGATGGTGCTCACTTTAGTGGCCGAATACAACGTGGCTCCATTTTTGGGCGGTATCATCGAGATTGAGTATTTGGTCCATCGAGCCAACGAGTTATTTTTGGCTGACCAG atGAGTTGCAATGGAGATGCAACTCTATGCTGCGCCAAACCCAAAGAGCAGCGCGAAACAACCAACTCTGGAGGTTTGCTGTGTGGCGGGGCCGCTTATATTTGCCAACATTTCTATGACAGCGCTCCCAGTGGGGCCTATGGAACCATGACATATTTGACTAAAGCCATAGCAATGTACCTCGACTGCGTCCCCAAAACCGGGGAGTTAGAATGCAGCATCTGCTAA
- the LOC136346013 gene encoding probable phosphorylase b kinase regulatory subunit alpha isoform X5: MRSRSNSGVRLDYYQRIVHKIIMSKQNPVTGLFPLNDHNNHAWIRNNVYCIMSVWGLAMAYKKMADQDEDRAKTYELEQACVKLMRGLLMAMMQQKDKVERFKQTQNPLDSLHAKYCSETGQIVVGDNEWGHLQIDAISLYLLVLAQMTASGLQIVFNLDEVSFIQNLVFYIECAYCTPDYGIWERGDKSNHGLPELNASSIGMAKAALEAMNELDLFGARGGPYSVIHVLTDEAQKCQAVLQSMLPRESGSKEIDSGLLSVISFPAFAVDDPNVINMTKESIIEKLLGKYGCKRFLRDGYKTPKEDPRRLYYEPWELRMFENIECEWPMFYCYLIIDALFAGDNEAAEEYTERLEEVMIKTEDGMKLVPELYAVPAELVAAEYKEPGSQYRIPLGQSPFLWAQSLYIIGKLLQEKFLAPGELDPLNRRLCAEKKPDVVVQVVILAEDIEIKNKLAEHDIMVQTVAEVAPIEVQPARVLSHLYTYLGRNKKLGLTGRKSKDVGILSTSKLYSLGDRIFAFTPQFTDLSHNYIASDYELMIDICKSEINFLKSSWQNMLGRPLVTILCRRFQLENGKIPLAMITTMKKLKSGYINGTRVTLGHLSEFLSTSSITNLSFLGCHEDGIPDKLNPQVYHYLEEHLQKSLSHKSSLLTSPTPRSRNRHLLKRRMSVRGAVKKTRSINVDALNTWIRSPSGSKNSPSADAVDAADSKSERTSNVSSPEKKSEVQVSNVPKHRTQSESQHYADTEVDELFAMLRESDSLDEQGDILQFLVASKGLDSNTDMLENGRVVTVRDLLKGLYEKACQQKMWGLVRHTAGMLGKRVEDLAKSVTDLLVRQKQITVGMPPNNEHTITAPLPESELRLLIHEAYGQDDSTAMLTQELLVYLAMFIRTEPQLFMEMLRLRIGLIIQVMATELSRTLICDGDEASEHLLNLSPFEMKNLLYHIISGKEFAISSVGRGNFSIVSNKSSRISKKSHISLSADAAVDDLIEPDRQGQWLRRRRLDGALNRVPRDFYPRVWNVLERCHGIDIASKVLPQCLTQEMTPGELKFALAVETVLNTIPQPEYRQLIVEALMVLTLVAEYNVAPFLGGIIEIEYLVHRANELFLADQMSCNGDATLCCAKPKEQRETTNSGGLLCGGAAYICQHFYDSAPSGAYGTMTYLTKAIAMYLDCVPKTGELECSIC; encoded by the exons ATGCGCAGCCGAAGTAATTCCGGTGTTCGGCTGGATTATTACCAGCGAATTGTTCATAAGATCATAATGTCCAAGCAGAACCCCGTAACGGGCCTGTTTCCCTTGAATGATCACAACAATCACGCGTGGATCAGAAATAATGTGTATTGCATAATGTCGGTGTGGGGCCTTGCCATGGCATATAAAAAGATGGCAGATCAAGATGAGGATAGAGCCAAAACTTATGAACTTGAACAAGCTTGTGTTAAGCTTATGAGGGGGCTTTTAATGGCCATGATGCAACAGAAAGATAAAGTGGAGAG atttaaacAAACCCAAAATCCTTTAGATTCATTGCATGCGAAGTATTGTTCTGAAACAGGTCAAATTGTAGTTGGTGATAATGAATGGGGCCATCTACAAATTGATGCAATTTCCttatatttattagttttggcTCAAATGACTGCATCTGGATTGCAa attgtatttaatttagatGAAGTTTCTTTTATACAAAATCTGGTATTTTACATTGAATGTGCATATTGCACTCCAGATTATGGAATATGGGAAAGGGGGGATAAATCTAACCATGGCCTTCCAGAGCTGAATGCAAGCTCAATTGGCATGGCCAAAGCTGCATTAGAAGCCATGAATGAGTTAGATTTATTTGGAGCTAGGGGGGGCCCTTATAGTGTTATACATGTACTGACTGATGAAGCTCAGAAATGTCAAGCTGTTTTACAG tcaatgTTGCCAAGGGAGTCAGGCTCTAAGGAAATAGACAGCGGTTTGCTTTCAGTAATTAGTTTTCCAGCTTTTGCAGTTGATGATCCTAATGTTATTAATATGACAAAGGAATCTATTATTGAGAAATTGTTAGGGAAATATGGATGCAAACGATTTTTAAGAGATGGTTATAAAACTCCCAAAGAG GACCCAAGAAGACTATATTATGAGCCTTGGGAACTTAGGATGTTTGAGAATATTGAATGTGAATGGCCAATGTTTTACtgttatttaataattgatGCTTTATTTGCCGGCGATAATGAAGCCGCAGAGGAATACACTGAACGTCTAGAGGAG GTAATGATAAAGACTGAAGATGGAATGAAACTTGTACCTGAATTATACGCGGTACCTGCTGAATTAGTGGCCGCTGAATATAAAGAACCGGGCTCACAATATAGAATTCCTTTAGGACAAAGTCCTTTTTTGTGGGCCCAGTCATTATACATAATTGGAAAGTTATTACAAGAG aaatttttagcTCCAGGTGAACTTGACCCTCTCAATCGACGTCTTTGTGCGGAGAAGAAACCAGACGTAGTGGTACAAGTCGTTATTTTAGCTGAAgatatcgaaattaaaaataaactcgCAGAGCACGATATTATGGTGCAAACTGTGGCCGAAGTTGCTCCTATAGAG GTACAACCAGCACGAGTTTTATCCCATCTTTATACTTACTTGGGGAGAAACAAGAAGTTGGGATTAACTGGGAGAAAATCAAAGGATGTAGGGATCTTGAGTACAAGTAAATTATATTCGCTTGGAGATAGAATTTTCGCCTTCACTCCTCAG ttTACGGACTTATCGCACAATTACATCGCATCCGATTACGAACTAATGATAGATATTTGCAAGAGcgagattaattttttgaaatcgagCTGGCAAAATATGCTCGGTCGGCCTCTCGTCACAATTTTGTGTAGGAGATTCCAACTAG AAAACGGGAAAATCCCATTAGCAATGATCAccacaatgaaaaaactcaaatcTGGCTACATAAACGGCACTCGGGTTACTTTAGGACATTTAAGTGAATTCTTGAGCACCAGTTCTATAACGAACTTGAGTTTTTTGGGGTGCCACGAAGATGGAATCCCTGATA AGCTTAATCCTCAAGTGTACCATTACCTAGAAGAGCATTTGCAGAAGTCATTGTCTCATAAATCATCACTACTGACATCACCCACCCCCAGAAGCAGGAATCGGCATTTGTTAAAGCGAAGAATGTCAGTTAGGGGCGCGGTCAAGAAAACGCGTTCCATTAATGTCGATG CCCTGAACACTTGGATACGAAGTCCGTCGGGTTCAAAAAATAGTCCTTCAG cCGACGCCGTGGACGCTGCTGACTCCAAATCAGAGCGAACATCCAACGTTTCATCTCCGGAAAAAAAGAGCGAAGTGCAGGTTTCAAATGTTCCAAAGCACCGGACTCAAAGCGAAAGCCAGCACTACGCCGATACAGAG GTTGATGAGCTCTTTGCAATGCTTCGAGAGTCTGACTCGTTAGATGAACAGGGCGACatccttcaatttttagtaGCTTCAAAGGGCCTGGATTCTAACACTGACATGTTAGAAAACGGTCGAGTTGTGACGGTTAGGGACTTACTGAAGG GACTCTATGAGAAAGCTTGCCAACAGAAAATGTGGGGTCTGGTGCGACACACTGCAGGCATGCTGGGAAAAAGAGTGGAAGACTTGGCTAAGTCGGTGACTGATCTGTTAGTGAGGCAAAAGCAGATTACTGTGGGAATGCCTCCAAATAATGAGCATACTATTACCGCTCCTTTGCCCGAGAGTGAATTGAG ATTATTGATTCACGAGGCGTATGGTCAGGACGACAGTACAGCAATGCTAACCCAGGAATTATTGGTTTATCTCGCCATGTTCATTCGTACGGAACCTCAATTGTTTATGGAGATGCTCCGATTGAGGATTGGATTGATCATTCAAGTAATGGCCACTGAACTTTCCAGAACGCTTATTTGCGATGGAGATGAGGCCTCGGAGCACTTGCTCAATCTGAGCCCCTTTGAGATGAAAAACTTGTTGTATCATATAATTAGCGGAAAAGAATTCGCCATTAGTAGCG TGGGAAGGGGTAATTTTTCGATTGTCAGCAACAAATCCAGTCGCATTAGCAAG aaaagtcacataagtctATCGGCTGATGCAGCTGTTGATGATTTGATTGAGCCTGACAGACAAGGTCAATGGTTGCGTCGACGAAGACTTGATGGGGCTCTGAATAGAGTGCCTAGAGATTTTTATCCCAGGGTGTGGAACGTCCTTGAACGT TGCCATGGAATAGACATCGCCAGCAAGGTCTTGCCTCAATGTTTGACTCAAGAAATGACCCCAGGAGAGCTTAAATTCGCGCTTGCAGTTGAGACGGTGCTGAATACAATCCCTCAACCTGAATATCGTCAACTTATCGTGGAAGCCTTGATGGTGCTCACTTTAGTGGCCGAATACAACGTGGCTCCATTTTTGGGCGGTATCATCGAGATTGAGTATTTGGTCCATCGAGCCAACGAGTTATTTTTGGCTGACCAG atGAGTTGCAATGGAGATGCAACTCTATGCTGCGCCAAACCCAAAGAGCAGCGCGAAACAACCAACTCTGGAGGTTTGCTGTGTGGCGGGGCCGCTTATATTTGCCAACATTTCTATGACAGCGCTCCCAGTGGGGCCTATGGAACCATGACATATTTGACTAAAGCCATAGCAATGTACCTCGACTGCGTCCCCAAAACCGGGGAGTTAGAATGCAGCATCTGCTAA